One window of Bactrocera tryoni isolate S06 chromosome 2, CSIRO_BtryS06_freeze2, whole genome shotgun sequence genomic DNA carries:
- the LOC120767679 gene encoding ring canal kelch protein isoform X3, translating to MFFTNPFGRKIYGLKSYLRLPEILSLPENTVLSTLEQNLLCDVTLVADDIEIPAHKMVLASCSPYFYAMFTGFEESRQGRITLQGVDHRALELLIEYVYTSTVEVNEDNVQVLLTAANLLQLTDVREACCDYLQTQLDASNCLGIREFADIHGCVDLLNYADTYIEQHFNEVIQFDEFLNLNHEQVITLICNDRICVPSEEKVYECVISWIRYDPTMREQFTAILMEHVRLPFLSKEYITQRVDKEPLLEGNIICKNLIIEALTYHLLPNDTKSARTIPRKPVGLPKILLVIGGQAPKAIRSVECYDLREEKWYQAAEMPNRRCRAGLAVLGDKVFAVGGFNGSLRVRTVDVYDPATDQWLTCNSMEARRSTLGVAVLHGCIYAVGGFDGTTGLSSAEVFDPKTELWRLIASMSTRRSSVGVGVVNGLLYAVGGYDGFSRQCLSSVERYNPETDMWTPVADMSARRSGAGVGVLNNILYAVGGHDGPMVRKSVEAYDPDSNSWHVVADMAYCRRNAGVVAHDGVLFVVGGDDGTSNLGSVEVYCPETDTWRILPASMTIGRSYAGVCMIDKPMUMEEQGAMARQANAAAGGIIDDENSQAEGSNVEGAVGYSRSDAHINLNNNGNSNASQQQQQQQNHPHYENIYESLEQYNTAAVAAAAAAGAGVNAVAPADALPQPQADANVNPPNINNLNNTNNNANSNNQSRILPNISYRNDLYDRTNTTSPAYDVPRAVRSGLGFRRNFHIDLQGANRFNASRTGASNTAPTSVYGSNNNCQRQRSFDDTESQNYYNFNYQPSLRYENIYEQIRDEPIYRNTGSGARVYGRLDVIGHGIGRIERHLSSSCGNIDHYNLGGHYAVLGHSHFGTVGHIRLNTSASVTNAPIINSGCSINSAVTNTTASIATNVTTTGSQRDANNVKNSASSFFSCLQGENAQSMSNIYRASVGIGSGMATTYATAGGQQIPTQFNCVVPNNTKEREPRSASAGPISISTNNGNANDGPTSSGTRQTGAIPKIKALALNTNKPSTSSNNANNIAIEKTVSIKNAITKKATNNTNSAAPASTAKTSTNSPEHTSNSSTLNRISKSSLQWLLVNKWLPLWIGQGPECKVIDFNFMFSRDCSGCDAASAATHMSNPYYTPRLGGMMPHDLMRFSAANAEMHAPCAAASTALRRDLNMRPRALNRLREYEQNRRDTATHRYEDPSYENVHVHWQNGFEFGRSRDYDHNHQNATGTTRPQLQRARSESPNFNTQQRRMRQNSNATQSGNNVAPAAGYSTTKYVDTFKSYVLNAENNTFKPKLVKSENGDVLNCAASGSGNVSGAAEVIINPLPDSLDENETPPPVAELEAEMEEAVANINNETAACSANANIGDNEGEKPTSSNRVANVTGRENVFINDNETDATKTKATNDSNNINVKSTNKEQNDDCKQQQDMLK from the exons ATGTTTTTCACCAATCCCTTTGGTAGAAAGATATACGGTTTAAAATCTTATTTGAGGCTACCAGAAATTTTAAGTCTTCCCGAAAACACTGTTCTCTCAACTTTAGA GCAAAATTTACTCTGTGATGTAACGTTAGTTGCCGATGATATAGAGATACCGGCACATAAAATGGTACTTGCCTCCTGTAGTCCATACTTCTACGCCATGTTCACCGGGTTTGAGGAATCACGACAGGGCCGTATAACACTACAAGGTGTTGATCATCGTGCGCTAGAACTGCTCATCGAATATGTGTACACATCGACTGTAGAAGTGAACGAAGACAATGTACAAGTGTTATTAACCGCTGCAAACTTACTGCAGCTAACAGACGTGCGTGAAGCCTGCTGCGATTACTTGCAGACACAACTGGATGCCAGCAACTGTTTGGGAATACGTGAATTTGCAGACATACACGGTTGCGTGGATTTGCTGAACTATGCTGACACCTACATAGAACAACATTTCAA tgaaGTAATTCAATTCGATGAATTTCTCAATTTGAATCACGAACAAGtgataactttaatatgcaacGATCGCATTTGTGTGCCAAGTGAGGAGAAAGTTTATGAGTGTGTAATATCATGGATACGCTATGATCCGACTATGCGCGAGCAGTTCACTGCTATCCTCATGGAACATGTACGCCTGCCCTTTCTCTCCAAAGAATACATAACTCAACGCGTCGACAAGGAGCCATTATTGGAAGGGAATATAATATGcaagaatttaataattgaagcATTAACATATCATCTGTTGCCAAATGACACCAAATCTGCACGTACCATACCACGCAAACCAGTTGGCCTGCCGAAGATACTCTTAGTCATTGGTGGCCAAGCGCCCAAGGCAATACGTTCGGTAGAGTGTTACGATCTGCGTGAGGAAAAGTGGTATCAGGCGGCTGAAATGCCGAATAGGCGTTGTCG CGCTGGATTGGCGGTGCTTGGCGATAAGGTGTTTGCTGTTGGTGGCTTCAACGGCTCTTTACGTGTGCGTACCGTGGATGTGTACGATCCGGCCACAGATCAGTGGCTCACATGTAATAGCATGGAGGCGCGTCGCTCCACTCTCGGTGTTGCCGTATTGCATGGTTGCATTTATGCTGTGGGTGGTTTCGATGGTACAACGGGTCTCAGCAGCGCAGAGGTATTCGATCCTAAGACCGAATTGTGGCGTCTTATAGCGTCGATGTCCACACGACGCAGTtctgttggtgttggtgttgttaaTGGTTTACTCTACGCCGTTGGCGGTTATGATGGTTTCTCGCGTCAATGCTTATCGTCAGTGGAACGCTATAATCCAGAGACTGATATGTGGACACCCGTAGCTGATATGTCGGCACGCCGTTCGGGTGCTGGTGTGGGTGTGTTGAATAATATACTCTACGCCGTTGGCGGTCATGATGGTCCCATGGTGCGCAAATCTGTAGAAGCATATGATCCCGATTCCAATTCATGGCATGTTGTAGCTGATATGGCCTATTGTCGGCGCAATGCAGGAGTTGTGGCCCACGATGGTGTACTGTTTGTTGTGGGCGGGGATGATGGCACCTCGAATTTAGGTTCAGTTGAG GTCTACTGTCCAGAAACTGACACGTGGCGCATATTGCCTGCTTCTATGACTATCGGACGCAGTTACGCCGGTGTCTGTATGATAGATAAGCCCATGTGAATGGAAGAGCAGGGTGCAATGGCACG ccAAGCTAATGCAGCAGCCGGTGGTATCATAGATGATGAAAATAGTCAAGCTGAGGGCAGCAATGTCGAGGGTGCAGTCGGTTACTCACGCAGTGACGCGCACATCAACTTAAACaacaatggcaatagcaatgcttcccaacagcaacaacaacagcaaaatcatCCACACTACGAAAACATCTATGAATCCCTTGAGCAATATAATACTgcagctgttgctgctgctgctgctgctggtgctgGCGTCAACGCTGTTGCCCCTGCTGATGCATTGCCCCAACCTCAAGCCGACGCCAATGTAAATCCACCTAACATTAATAATCtcaacaataccaacaacaacgctaACAGCAACAATCAATCACGCATTCTACCCAATATAAGCTATAGGAATGATCTCTACGATCGCACAAATACTACATCACCAGCTTATGACGTGCCACGTGCCGTGCGCTCCGGTTTGGGATTTCGACGCAATTTTCACATTGATCTACAAGGAG CCAATCGCTTCAACGCTTCACGCACCGGTGCATCCAATACAGCACCTACTTCGGTTTATGGCAGTAACAACAACTGTCAACGCCAGCGCAGTTTCGATGACACCGAATCTCAGAATTATTACAATTTCAATTACCAGCCTAGTTTGCGTTACGAAAATATTTACGAACAAATTCGTGATGAACCCATATACCGAAATACCGGCAGCGGCGCTAGAGTTTATGGACGTTTAGATGTCATTGGTCATGGTATCGGTCGTATTGAGCGTCATTTGAGCTCATCATGTGGCAATATTGATCACTACAACCTGGGTGGCCATTATGCAGTACTCGGCCACTCACATTTCGGCACTGTCGGCCACATACGTTTAAATACCAGTGCTAGCGTTACCAATGCACCAATCATTAATAGTGGTTGTAGCATTAATTCGGCAGTAACAAATACCACTGCGTCCATAGCAACCAATGTGACCACAACGGGCAGTCAAAGAGATGCCAATAATGTTAAAAACAGCGCTTCATCTTTCTTCAGCTGTTTGCAGGGCGAAAATGCACAGAGTATGAGCAATATATATCGCGCCTCGGTCGGTATAGGTAGCGGCATGGCGACCACATATGCTACCGCTGGTGGACAACAAATACCTACGCAATTCAATTGTG tgGTTCCGAATAATACCAAAGAGCGAGAACCACGTTCTGCCTCCGCTGGCCCGATATCAATAAGTACTAATAATGGCAATGCCAATGATGGACCCACTTCCTCAGGCACACGCCAAACGGGCGCTATACCAAAAATTAAAGCACTCGCTTTAAACACAAATAAGCCCAGCACCTCTTCAAATAATGCCAACAACATTGCAATAGAGAAGACTGTCTCCATTAAAAATGCAATCACCAAGAAGGCAACAAATAATACGAACAGCGCAGCGCCTGCGTCAACAGCTAAAACAAGCACAAACAGCCCCGAGCACACATCGAATTCGAGCACCTTGAATCGCATTTCCAAGTCCAGTTTACAATGGTTGCTGGTAAACAAATGGTTGCCATTATGGATTGGACAGGGGCCAGAGTGCAAG GTGATCGACTTCAATTTCATGTTTTCGCGTGATTGTAGTGGTTGTGATGCCGCTTCCGCCGCCACTCATATGTCCAATCCTTATTATACGCCACGTTTGGGTGGCATGATGCCACATGACTTAATGCGTTTTAGTGCAGCTAATGCCGAGATGCACGCACCATGTGCAGCCGCTTCGACGGCCTTGAGGCGCGATCTCAATATGCGACCGCGCGCCTTGAACCGTTTGCGTGAATACGAGCAAAATCGACGTGATACGGCCACACATCGCTATGAGGATCCCTCGTATGAAAATGTGCATGTGCATtggcaaaatggttttgaattTGGACGTTCGCGTGATTATGATCATAATCATCAAAATGCAACAGGCACAACTCGCCCACAACTACAACGTGCGCGCTCCGAAAGTCCAAATTTTAACACACAACAACGACGCATGCGCCAAAATTCCAATGCAACACAAAGTGGCAATAACGTTGCGCCCGCCGCTGGCTATAGTACAACAAAATACGTAGACACATTCAAGAGTTATGTGCTCAATGCGGAAAACAACACGTTCAAACCGAAGCTAGTGAAATCTGAGAATGGCGACGTTTTAAATtgtgcggcgagtggaagtggaAATGTAAGTGGCGCCGCTGAAGTAATAATAAATCCGTTACCAGATAGTCTTGACGAAAATGAAACTCCACCACCTGTTGCCGAGCTCGAAGCTGAAATGGAAGAGGCCGTCGCCAATATTAACAATGAAACAGCGGCTTGCAGTGCCAATGCAAATATAGGTGATAATGAAGGCGAAAAGCCCACGAGTTCAAATCGAGTAGCAAATGTTACTGGAAGAGAAAATGTATTCATAAATGACAACGAGACTGATGCAACAAAGACAAAAGCCACTAACGACAGCAACAATATTAATGTAAAATCTACTAACAAGGAACAAAACGACGATTGCAAGCAACAACAAGATATGCTAAAATGA